The sequence below is a genomic window from Anaerocolumna chitinilytica.
CTAATTGGTTTTGACGGGCTTTGGTGTGCTCCCGGTAGTCCTTATAAAAGTATGAACGGTGCCATTACTGCAATCGAGTATGCCAGAGTTAATAGAATTCCCTTTTTAGGGACCTGTGGTGGATTCCAACATGCTGTAATAGAATTCGGCAGGAATGTACTGGGTATCAACATATTGAAAGATTATAACTTTAATCCTTATGCAGAGAATTCTTATATCAGCGCTCTGGCCTGTTCTTTGGTCGGTCAGACCAGACGTATTAATCTGGATAAGAATATACCTATCACCCGGATATTTGGTGCATATGAAATCACAGAAAAGTATAACTGCAGCTTTGGGTTAAATAAGAGCTTTCAAGACTTATTACATAAGAATGGTTTTAAGGTTATTGGTACCGATGAAAATGAAGAGGCTAGGTTAATGATGGTGGAAAGTAACAGTTTCTTTATTGTATCCTTGTTTCAACCTCAATTGAGCTCAACTTATGAACAGCCTCATCCGTTAGTTAATGAATTTTTAAAGCAATCCAGACAATTTAGCGTGGGCATTTGAAATTTGTTTGTGCAGGGAAGAAAGTTTTCAAACGAACCCTGGCCTTAGTGAAAGTGGTATTTAGAGGCTAAAAATAAATCTCAAACTTAAAAAGAAATCTCAAACTTAAAAGAAATCCTGAGTTGTTTTGAATGTCAGTAAACAGCTCAGGATTTTTATATTTAATACAGTATTAAATGTTGTTCAGGTTCATAGCCTTATCTGTCAAACTTTTTGATAAAACAGACACCAACAGCACCGGGACCTGTATAGGTACCAATCGTTACACCAATCTGGAATACGGGATAAGTAACAGGTCTTCCGATTAAGCCTTCAAGCTGTGACTGAACAGCTCTTGTATCCTCTATGGTCGTAGCATTTGCGAGACAGAAGTCATAATCCTCGTAACGTTCGTTATTCTCAGTAAAATACTCTTCCGTCATAGCAAGTATCTTATCCAGAGATTTCTTTCGTCCACGAATATTCGAATAAGGAACTAATTCCGCATCTTTTAACTGTATCATAGGTCTGATATTAAGCATTGTACCGGCAAGAGATGCTACCTTTCCGATACGTCCGCCTTTTGCCAGATATTCCAAGGTGTCAACGGTAAACATAATTCTGGCTGTTTTTTTGATCTCTTCCAGCCGGCTTACGGTATCGTCTAAACTATAACCGGCTTCTTGTAAGTATGCGGCCTGAAGTAACAGAATTCCCTGACCGGCAGTGGCCTGTATAGAGTCTATGATATGTATCTTACTATCGGGGTATTTTTCTATCAGGAGTTCTCTGGCATTTATGGCTGCCTGGTAAGAACCGCTGAACTTCCCCGTAAGACACAGACAGAGAATATCTTTCCCTTTTGTTATCTCCTGTTCAAAGGCATGAAAATAATCCATAATGGAGGGAAGGGAGGTCTTCGGGAATATCTTTTCTGTTGCCAGTTTATGATAGAATTCTTCGTTACTTATCTCTATATTTTCTTTGTAATAATGTTCCAGGTCGAATGTAATATAAAAGGGTACCAGAATGATATGATGTAGATCCAGCAATTCCTTTGGTGTATCGCAGGAAGAATCGCTGAATATCTGATAGTCGTCCATGAGTTTCTCCTTCATTGTGTTAATAGGAATATTATATCGAATCTGAGACTAAAAGTATAGTGGTAAAAATAAATGTTACTGTAGAGCATGGGAATAATTACCTATATTGATGGGCGAAATCTGGGAATTATTGTTTTGACATAATAAGACAAAATTGGTAATATGAGTAATATGGTAAGTTTTACTAATCATATACAATTGTTTTACCGATAAAGGCAAACGCAGCGAAAGCTGCGGACGCAAAGCCATGGGCCTAACCCCTGAAGGGTACGGTAGCCAGGTTACCGAAGATTACCATTACTACTAGGTAATAGTATGCCTGTATCGTTTTTTGCGATCAGGCTTTTTTATATTGTGTCTTGAGGGCACACATTCTAATGGGTGAAGTCGCCGGTCCACTCGGATGTAAGATGTATAAAGCCAATCCAATGATGTTTATCACATATTAAAGTAATCAAACAAAGATGTTCGGGATAAGCTTAGGTCTGGAAACAATCATAAAAAGAATTCTTTTAACCCCTAAATGAGATTTAGAAATACTGTAAATTAATAGTAATGAAGTCTATTTGAAATATCATCATTACTGTTCATAAATAACAATCAAGAAAGGAGATTAATAAATGAGGGAATAGTATAACTATCTACATATACATGCATGCAGAGTCCTAATTGTGGCTGTATAAACCAATAAGTTAGTATATAAAAGATAAATATATGGAGGTGGGGAAAGTGAAACAGCATATTAAAAAACTGTCAATTTTCATTTGCATCATTATGTTATTACAAGTGCTTGATATATATAATTATGTTTTTGCAGAGGGAACGGGTTATTCCGAGGAAAGCGGACAGGAAGAAGAGATTACAGGTTCACTGGACATAGAACCATCAGCAATGGTTCAGGCAGTTACACCTGCTGCTATACAGCTGCAGATGTATAATGTTGACAGAAGCGAAACCAGCAATACAATCTATGCAAATTTCAGAATTATTAATAATGGAGATGAATCGGTAAGTCTTTCTGATTTAAAAATTAGATATTATTACATGCTGGGTGGTGAGATATCCCAGAATTTCTGGTGCGATTGGTCCAGTGCAGGCACTTCAAATGTGAAAGGGACTATTATAAGAAATGACCCTCTTTATCAGGGGGCCGATACCTATGTGGAAATAGGATTTATAGACGGCAGCGGGAGTTTGGGGGCTGGCTCCAATGTTGAGATTAAAACAAGGTTTGCACGAACCGACTGGAATAATTACAAGCAGTCAGATGATTACTCCTTCAACAGTACTTCTACAAATTACCAGGATTGGAGTAAAGCAGTGGTTTATGCCGGTGGAAAAGTAGTTTGGGGTGAAGAACCTAGCATACTGATGCCGCAGATTACTTCAGCTGGTGTTAAGATGTTTAATAATGGGAGAAATGATTCGTCAACTACCATATATCCATGGTTTAAGCTATATAATACCGGAACACTGCCCTTTGACCTGGAAGATGTAAAAATAAGATACTATTACACCATTGATGGGGAAAAGGATCAAAATTTTTGGTGTGACTGGTCAAGTGCTGGAAGTGATAATGTGACGGGCACATTCGTAAAAATTCCCTTTATAGCAAACGGTCTTGATTATTATTATGAACTGGGTTTCAAGCCTGGGAGTGGTTCCTTAATTGCAGGAGACTTTGAAGAGATACAAACAAGATTTG
It includes:
- a CDS encoding CTP synthase C-terminal region-related (seleno)protein, encoding MKSNVRIGIIGDYDGRPSHLATEEALKHSAAELEIQVEFQWLSTDSIMEEKEKLIGFDGLWCAPGSPYKSMNGAITAIEYARVNRIPFLGTCGGFQHAVIEFGRNVLGINILKDYNFNPYAENSYISALACSLVGQTRRINLDKNIPITRIFGAYEITEKYNCSFGLNKSFQDLLHKNGFKVIGTDENEEARLMMVESNSFFIVSLFQPQLSSTYEQPHPLVNEFLKQSRQFSVGI
- a CDS encoding DegV family protein codes for the protein MDDYQIFSDSSCDTPKELLDLHHIILVPFYITFDLEHYYKENIEISNEEFYHKLATEKIFPKTSLPSIMDYFHAFEQEITKGKDILCLCLTGKFSGSYQAAINARELLIEKYPDSKIHIIDSIQATAGQGILLLQAAYLQEAGYSLDDTVSRLEEIKKTARIMFTVDTLEYLAKGGRIGKVASLAGTMLNIRPMIQLKDAELVPYSNIRGRKKSLDKILAMTEEYFTENNERYEDYDFCLANATTIEDTRAVQSQLEGLIGRPVTYPVFQIGVTIGTYTGPGAVGVCFIKKFDR